Within Phycisphaerales bacterium, the genomic segment GGAAAAGCACGCTGGCGCTGCGGGCTCTCGATCACGAGCTCAATTTCGTTTCGAACGACGCCCTGTTGCTGCGGCGTGCCACTTCTGGCGTCGCCCTCCTCGGCGTACCCAAATTCCCGCGCATTAATCCCGGGACGATACTGCACAACCCGCGCCTGGCCGGCCTGCTTGAACACGGCGAGCGTGTCCGGCTCGAGGCCCTGCCCGCCGCCGCCCTGTGGGAAGTCGAGCAGAAATACGACGTGGATATCGAAGCGGTGTACGGCCCCGACCGCATGCAGTTGCACGCTGAACTCGCCGCCCTGCTGATCCTGAACTGGCAGCGCGCGGGCGGCCCACCCCGATTTGAGCGCGTCGCCCTGGACGCACGACCCGATTTGCTGGCAGCCCTCACGAAGCGGGTTACGCCAAACTACTTCTGCCCACCGGAACACCGCCGGCCGGATTTCTCGCCAACCGACTACCTGGCACAGTTGGGTGCAACACCCGTTTACGAGGTCACCGGTGGTGCCGATTTTGACGTGGCCGCAGAGTGGTGCCGTGTCCGCATCGCGGCGGCGCGTGCCTAGGTAACATACGCGGCGGCGCGGCACAAATTACCCGCGGCCTGCGGCCGACGAACACCGGCCGGCGTGATATGCTAAGAGCCAGGTAAAGTTCAGTTACGCCATGCGCCGGTTTCGGCGGAAGGAGGCAAACCGATGAAGTCGCAGGAAATCGAACTTGAGAGCCCCATGGAGCTGGCACAGGTCATCCAGTACCTGGAGGATATCGCGACGAGTTTGAAGGCCGGGCGGGTCTGTGTGCAACACGGCGAGGAGCAGATTGAGTTGGCGCCCACGCCCGAGGTGACCGTCGCGGTCCGTGCCAAGAAAAAGTCCTCCAAGGAGTCGATTGCGCTGAAGATCGGCTGGCGTATTCCGGAAGTCGAGCCGGCCGACGACGAGTCACCCTCTACGGCTGTCCCGACACCGGCCGCACTCTGCATTACGTCCGGCACGAAATAGACCACCTGCCGACTGCTGCGCGGCCAGTCCTCGCCCACGACTCTACGCCCCCTGCGTGCGCCGCCCCTGGTGTGTCCACAGAGCGCGTTTATAGCGCTGCTTTCGGCGGCCCGAATTGCTAAGATGGAGCCAGGAACAGGATGCGCAGCGGGGGCCGTGTCGGAGGATCCGGGAAGATGCCAGCGCTGTTGATCTCTCACTGCGCCACCGTGCGCACATCGCCTGCCACTTTGGCTCTCATGGCTGCCCTACTGACGCTGACAGCCGGCTCCAGCGTGTGGGCGTCCGATCCGCCGGAATATCGGGCCATGTGGGTAAGCCGATTCGAGTGGCCCCACACCAACCCGGCCACCGCGCAGACTCGCATCGATACGATCATGCAGCAGCTCGCGGCCGCGAATTTCAATGCCGTGTTCTTCCAGATACGCGGGCAGGCGGATGTGCTGTACCCCTCCCCCGATGAAGTCTGGTCGCCCCTGATCGGCGGGACTGATCCGGGCTGGGACCCGCTCGCGTACGCCATTGCCTCGGCCCACGCGCATGGGCTTGAGTTTCACGCCTATATCAACACACACACCTGCTGGCAAAGCGGCAATGGGACCCCGCCCGCCAATCCCAACCACCTTTATTACGCCCACTGCAACGCGGCTGATCCGGAGCACCGCGACTGGCTGCACCACGAAACGGCGACCAACCCGCCACAGTACAGCGAGAGCGACTACGTCTGGATCGCCCCGGGGGTACCTGCGGCCCAGGCCTACACACGCGCTCAGGTGTTGTACGTGGTCGAGAACTACGCTGTGGACGGGGTACACTACGATCGTATCCGGACACCGTGGTCGAACCGCCCGTCGTACGACCCCATCAGTCTTGCGCGTTTCGGCGACCCACACACGAATCCCGCCGGGCTTGCTTTCAACGCCTGGACCGCCGACCAAATTACGCGACAGGTACGCGACCTGTACGCGGCGGTGATGGCCGTCAGACCGGAAGTCAAGGTCAGCGCAGCGGTCTTCAGCAATCCCCTGACCGCCCCAACCGCCCAGTTGCAGGAGTCGCTCTTGTGGGCTCAAACGGGTGGGCTCGATCTGCTCGTTCCGATGATGTACTTCGCCGGGGGCGCGGGATCAACTTGGGACACGCGTCTTCAGCAGTGGCTCGCGGGCGCCGGCGGCCGGCAGGTCATCGCCGGGCACATCACCAGCCAGGGGGTCAGCTCCCTCCTTGAACAAATCACCCTCACTCGGGTGCGCGGCGCACATGGCAACGCGGTCTTCTCCTGGAGCTCGTTCACCGGCTGGGCGTCATACCCCGCTTCGGTCTACGCCCAGCCCGCCCCGGTGCCGGCGCAGCCCTGGAAAGACAATCCCACCAGCGGCATCATCGTCGGGTACGTCACCGATGATCTCGGGCAGCCGGTCGTTGATACGCAGATCACGCGTACCGGATCAAACTACACCGCGCTTTCAAGCGCCGACGGCTTCTACTCGTTCCTGCTCGTCCCGCCGGGCTCGTATACGCTCGCGGCGTTTCACCCTGGCTATGCCGCGACAGCGGCGTCGGATGTGCTGGTCGCAGCCGGGCAGGTCAGCCACGTGAACATGGACATCGGTCCAGTGCTGCCACCGATCCTCGCGGAGATCGACCCCACACCCGACGGCGCGGTCGTCAACCAACCCTACAGCCGGCAGCTCGCGCTCGTTCAGGGACTCGCCACAAGTTGGACACTGTTGGCGGGGCCACCGGGAGCGACGGTCGATGCCCAGGGCTTCGTGAGTGGCTGGACGCCGACCGTGGCAGACGCCGGCCAGACCTTCCACTTCACCGTGCAGGTGACCAATCCGGTCGGCGAGGACACACTCACGTGGCCGGTCCTCGTTACCAGCCGGCCACCCTGCGACCGTTTCGGGCTTACCGGCTTCGACGAGTTCGCCACCGGCACGCGCGTGCTCTTCAACCTGCCACGCTTCAGCGGATCGACGAGCAACCACTTGCTCGAATCACCTAACGTGGCCGTCATTACGGGCGACGGGGGCAGCTTCAGCGCGCCCCACGCCTGCGAGGTCCGTTGGCAATTTGTGGACGCCGCGCCCCAACGCTGGCTGCGGCTCACGACCTTCAACGCGCCCGAACTTCCCAACCCCACGGTCATGCTCGACCGGCCGATCCGTATCCGCATGCGGCTCGACAGCGGCCGACTGCGGGTGGCGGTCGGCATTCGTGAGACGAACACCAACGCGGAACTGGGCGCGAACGGTGGGACCAGCGGCTCGATCGAGTGGGTCGGAGCGGCCGGTGCGGTGAATGGTGCGCCGCAAGGCATGCTGATCGAGGGACAGCCGGGCGTCTGGCAGACGCTGATCTTCAATCCATCGACCGACCCGATATACGGCATGACGGGCGATGGCACACTGTTCTCTGCAACGAACCGCGGGGTGCTCGAGCACATCGCGTTCTCCAGCGTGGACAGCGCCGGACCCTTCACCGTCTACCTCGATGACATCGACTTTCTGTGTGATCTGCCGGCGTATGGTGATTTTGACGGCGACGGGACCGTGGGGGCCGCCGATTTCGCCTGGTTTACACTTTGTCTCGGCGGCCCGCATGTCACCGTGTCGGATCCGTGCGCTGCAGCCGATGCCGATGCCGACACGGATGTCGATCTCGCGGACTTCGCGACTTTCCAGTGCGTCTTCACGGGCTCATAAGTACCGCGCCGGTGTAGCGGCGCAACAACTTGAGCAGGGCCGCGCGCTGGATGGGTTTGGTCGCATAATCATCACAGCCGGCTGCCAGGCATTTCTCGCGATCTCCTGCCATGGCGTGAGCCGTGAGCGCGATGATCGTGCCGGAGTAGCCCCGGCTTCGGAGTTGGGTGGTGGCGGTGTAGCCATCCAACACCGGCATCTGCATGTCCATCAGGATCACGTCGAAGGGCCGGCCGTCCTGTCGGGCGCAAAGTGCCGCCTCGACCGCAAGCTCCCCATTCTCAACCACTGTCACTTCGGCGCCGGCCTTGTGAAGCAGGTAGCGGATGAGACGCTGATTGTCAGGGCCGTCCTCGGCGAGCAGCACCCGAGCGACGAGCGGCCCGTCCGCCGTTATGGTTTCCGAGGGGGCAGAGAAGCTCGTCTGGAGCGCTTCCGATGGCGCCGTGAGCAGCGGCACACCCTCGAGTAAACCGGTTGCGACGCGCACCCGGAAATGACTGCCGCGACCCACCGAGGTCGAAAGCAGCAGCACATCACCCCCGAGGGCCTGGGCCAGTCGCCGACTGATCGTCAGACCCAGTCCTGTACCGCCGAATCGCCGTGTCATCGAGGCGTCGGCCTGCGAGAACGGCTGGAAGATGTGCGCGACCGCCTCGGCTGTCATACCCAGCCCAGTGTCGATGATATCGAATTCGAGCGCCGTACCCGCGGAATGTTGGTCAGTGAGGCGGATGACCATGCGCACCGTGCCCTGCTCCGTGAACTTCACCGCATTGCCGAGCACGTTGATCAGCACTTGACGCAGACGGATCGGATCACTTTGGATGGAAGCGGGGATCGGACCGTCAAAGGCGATGTCCAGTTCCACACCTTTCGCGACGCTGCGCGCCCGCATCATTGAAGCGACTTCGGCGATGATCTGAAGCGGGGCGCAGGCAATCTGCTCAACCTTGAGCCGTCCGGCCTCGATCTTGGAGAGGTCGAGGATGTCGTTGAGCAGACCGAGCAGATGGCCCCCGTTCCGTAAGATCGTCTCGAGGTTGGCGCGGAGATCCCGCTGCTCGTGGGGGCAACTTTCGATCGCGGCCTCCGCGAATCCGAGGATCGCGGTCATGGGTGTGCGGATTTCGTGGCTCATGTTTGCCAGGAATTCGCTCTTGGCCCGGCTGGCCTGTTCGGCCGCGGTGGCCATCGCACCTGCATGGGCAGTCGCCTCCGCCAGGTCACGGTTCGCCGCGAGCAGCTTGTCCTCCGCGCATTTGCGCGCGGTGATGTTGCGTGCCACGCAAATGACGTCCTGGACGATGCCGTGCACGTCCCGCAGGCCCGACGCCCGCAGTTCGAACCACGTCCGCCCGGCTGGCAAGTCGAGATAGTACTCCGCCTCGCTCACTTCACCGGACCGCAGCACCGCCGTCAACGCGGCCTTGATCCGCTCTCGGGCCGGTTCAGGGAGCGCCACCTGATCGACAGTGCGCCCCACAAAACTCGCGGGTTCCATACAGAGGAGATCCGACGGCGGCTGGAAGTACTCTTTGAAGGCGAGCTCACGATCGAGGACGAACACGAGATCCTGCATGTTGGTGACAAGTGAGCGTATCCAGTGCTCCTTCTCGGCCACCGCCTCCTGCGAGGCCTTGCGGGCCGTCACATCCATGGCCACTCCGGCGGCCACAACTCGGCCGTCCGGCAGACGCTCCGGCTGGGAACGGCAATGAATCCAGCGCACACAGCCATCCTTGCGAAGCAGGCGAAATTCGCCGTCGAACTGGCTGAGCGTACGGATCGCATCCGCGGAAAGTGCCAGGTAGCGTTCACGATCTTCCGGAATGAGCCGCGTACTGATGAGCACACGCCCATCCAGGATGTCATCGAGCGAGCACTCCAGCAGGCGCGCCAGCCCCTCGCTCGCGTGCACAAAACGTACCTGTCCGGCGCACTCCCATTCGAGCTGGTAAACCGCACCGTCGGGCAGGTTGTCGCCGATGGCGCGCAGTCGTACCTCGCTCGCTCGCAGCGCTGCTTCGGCCTGCTTACGTTCCGTGATTTCCCGACATACGGCGTGCAAGAGGGCTCCCTCGCGGTCTGCAATCGCTGTCAGCAACACCTCGACGAAGAAGTCCTCACCGTCGGCGCGGCGGTGCACCCACTCGAAGCGCTGACAACCACCACGCAGGGCCGCCGCGATGATTTCCTCCGATTTTTCACGGGAGCAACGCCCGTCCGGCTGTTGCGGCGGCGAGAGTTCCGCCGGATGACAGTGCAGCAATTGCTCTGCCGATTTCAAGTGCAGCATGCGTACGGCCGCATCGTTGCACTGCACAAAGCGCTCGTTGCGCAGCAGCAAATGCGCATCCGCGGAGCCCTCGATCAGTGTCCGGAAACGCGCTTCGCTATCCCACAACTCGGTGGTGCGCACCCGCACTTCGGTCTCGAGATCCGTGCGCCGACGGATCAGGAACACTGCGAAAGCCGCAAAAACACCGGTTAACAACAAACCGACACCGGCTGTCAAAGAGGCGGCCCGCGCCGGTTGCGCGGCGAGAAAGGCCGGACCTGGCGTGACAACTACCGCGTAGGTCTTTCCAAAAGCGAATAGCGGTTGCCCCACCGTAAACCGCGCACGGGCCCTGGGTAAGGCCGCTTCATCAGTCCACGCACTCTCATGGGACGGCTGTCCGCGGGTAGTTCCAAGCAGGCGCTGGGAACCGTCCGGCCAGAGTTGATACAGGTCGATGATCACCGGTGAGTCTTCCGGCGCATTGGCAGATGGCAGAGCTTGCAAGAGCGCGCCCAGGCGCAGTGCCACCACCGCAAAACCCGTGATGTCGCCAGCCCGATCCCCTTGATGGAATACGGGCTGGAAGATCAGGGAGCCAAACCCGTCATCGGGTTCGTGTACAAATTTCACCGGGTCCGTTGCCGTCACAAGCCCGGTGCGGAGCGCTGCCTCCAGCGCCGTGCGGCGCAGCGACTCAGAACCAAGGTCGAAACCCAGCACCGCATCGTTGCTGCCGGCCGGCTCCACCAGCCAGACCGGGTAAAGCACCGCGCGCCCCTGGGCCGGTTTTTGCCGCCCGTCGCCATCATGCTGCCAGATTCTGTAGTTCGACCGCCCTGCCGTCCGCGCCCAAGCTTCGAACGTGGACCGATCCTCAACCGCTACCCTTTCTGCATAGGCGATGGCACGCAACCCATGGTGCCGCGCGAGACGTGCGCAGAACGAGCGAAACTCATCGAACTCGACGGATTCTGAGTTTTCAATGAACCGTACGACGCTGTCCAGTTGAAACTCACGCAGCTTAAAAAAGGTATCCAGAACCCGTTCGTTGTGCGTATCCGCCAGTTGCACGAACTGGGCCCCGCGCGCGCGTTTTTCAGCTCGGTGGGAATTCGCCGCAGCCAGCACAGTCAGTCCTAACCCGAGGATGACGGTGAGGTACGCCTCGGTATAGCGCAGCCACCGTCGCTGATCCACGACCAGCGCTTCACGCCAGCGTAACACCAAGCCCCCCATGGCCAGGATCGCAAGCAGCGCGAAGACGCACACAAGCCCACCCAGGCGTTCGCGCCAGAGAACCGCCGCCCAGCCGGCCGCCTCCACATCAATGCCGACGGCGAGGAGGATCTTGCCACAGTCTGGATCCCGCACGGACGCAATGGCCGACACGAAGTCGCCGTATTCGTCCGCGAAAGGCCCTTCCGTAAATCCGCAACCCGTTCGAAAGATCGCGCGAACTTCCCGCGATGGTTGTTGATAGATTGTACCCGGCGCGGACGCATGCGGATCGTCCCGCGGATAGGATTCCGGCCCGAATACCAGCTCACCATCGCGTTCCGCCAGTGTCCAGATGCCCCGGTAGCCCAACAAGGCCCGGTAACTCGCCATCTGCTCACAGAAACGTTCATAGACAGGGTTCGTGAGATCATCCGGCCCGAACGTAAGCGCGCGCGCGAACTCCGGATTGATCGTACGTGCGAGCGCCTCGGCCTGGTACAGAAGCACCGCCCGCCGATCTTCGTCCAATTGCGTCACACGCTGTTCGACCAGTACCCCGCCACCCACCGCCACCGCAACAAGGACAATGGGGATGCCCCAGCGTCTGAGTGCACCCTCCCGACCACCGGAATGCTTTGGGGTGCGCATACGAGGTACCGTGCTCCTCGGTCAGCGCACGCCATTCCCATGTGTAACAGCGACTCACTGGGCCCACAGTGCGAAGACCATAGGCGTCATCGACACGATGCGCAGCAGCGCACAGTTACACCTTCGGACTCGCCCCATAATCTCTGTGCTGTCCCCCCTGCTTTCCAAAGAAAAGAGTCCGATCAGTCCGCGTCTTCGGTCACCACCGCATGCGTGCGCAGGTCATCGATATTGACGTATTCCAATGCGGCCATGTGCGTCGCCGTGAGAACCACGGGCGGTGGACAGCCCCCTTCGAGCGCCTCCTGCCAGCGCTGGGCGCACAGGCACCAGCGGTCGCCCGGTTCGAGACCCGGGAAGCCGAATTCCGGCCGCGGTGTGGAAAGGTCGTTACCGCGTTCACGGGAAAAGGCGAGGAACTCGGCCGTCATCTCCGCACAGACCACGTGCACACCGAGGTCGCCGGGTCCAGTATGGCAATACCCGTTGCGATAGAATCCGGTCAAAGGTGCCGTACAGCAGGCCTGCAATTCACTGCCAAGCACATTGCGAGCGGGTCGCTTCTTCATCAGGTTCGTTCCAGTGTGGTTTCGCGGGTGAATTCGGCCAGTGTCCGTCTTGTTCAGGCGGCAACCGCACCAGGCGACTGCAGCGTTGTCTGCAATGCCTCTCAGGGGGAGTATAGACCTGTAGGAGCCGTACGGGCGTGTGTGGACCAATCCCCCCGTTTGTCGTCTCAACGACCGCCGTTGTTACGGAGCCAGTTCTCGAGTACCGGGCGCGGGAAACGGTACGTGCCCGGCTTGGCGTAGCCCTTCTGTACGAGCGGGTTGTCGGTGCCGAGGAAAACCGGGATCAACTCGTCACCCCGGCCGGAACCGAAGAAACCCTCGCGCCGCGCCGGCGGCACGGTGCCCGCACCGGGGTTGAGCGGCAGGGCATCACGCACGACGCTGCGGAACTCGTTCTGCGAGAACTGCGTGCTGAGGTTGATCAGCACGCTCGACCCACCCTGCGGATTCAATACGCGTAGGCCGCTGTTTTGGAGCGCGTTGAACGCCACTTCAATATCGCCTTGCCCGAAGATATCAGGCACCGGCACGTTCAGCCGCCGCGGTGCCGCATCCAGCCAGCGCGCCATCGTCTCATCGACACGCTCGCCCGGCAGTACGCTCCGCTCCACGTTGAGCTGCTTGCTGAACGCGTCCACGAGTCCGTCTTCGAGGAGGAAAATATCGAAGCGGTCCGTGCCGCGCTCGTAAAACAGGCCGAAGTTCCACGTACCGCGCTTGGAAAGCGTGGCCACCGGGCTATCGACCGTAAAGTCGCTCTTCAGCGTTCCTTCCGCCACACCCGCCCGCACCTGCCCATAGCCAACCTCGAGTCGGACACGCTTCGTGTCGGCGGTGCGCAGCAGCTCGCTGAGGTGTACACGACTGGCCGGCTCGACGATGACGGCCGTGTAGGTGTCATCCTCGCCGATCCGCAGCTTCACGGAGGAGCGCACGCCCGTGAGGATCTGCGTCTCGGGGGGATAGGTGTCGCCGACCTGGCACGGCTGCCACTGTGTCGAATCCAGCGGTGCGTGTTTGCTATCGCCGCGTACCTCGAGCACGCGCGCCAGCAACACGCCGTCCGCCGGTTGCGTCGCGGCCGGTGCAGCCGCGTCAGGGGCCGGTGGCGGAGACTCTTGTGCAGCGGCCATCGTGGACAGCAGCAACCAAGCCGCAACGAAGCTCATCCGGTAGTTCACGGCCGTATCTCCCTTTCCGATGGGCACGGGCCCGACAGGCACCCTCCGCAGGAGTATTCCCCGCGGAACTGCCCCGGTCAACTACCGGAGGTGGACGAATCCTTCTCTGCAGCACCCGAATGGGGGCTCCCGGAATCGCTTCCGGAAGCAGTTTCTGAACCACCCGAGAGCGGTGAAGCCGTGTCGGGCTCCGAGGTCGTGCCGAGGATCGGGGCGTAGGGGTCGTCCATCTCCTCGTAGTAGATTTCCTCGTAGTCAGTCGCGTCGACGTCGCGCCGCAACTGGAAGTACATGAGTGTCGCCCCTGTGAAGTAATAGCTTACCGCGAACGCGCCCAGCAGACTCACCGCGACAAACACCCAGCACATCATCAGGAATTGCCCCACGCCCTCAAGCGCGCCAAGCGGCCCGCCGGGGAACGTGCCCCACACTTCGGCGGCCTGTGTACCCGGGAGCAGCGCGAGGTCGGACCAGGCGGGCATGGTCCAGAGTGCGTCAAGGTTCATGGTGCCCCGTAACTGCCCGCTTGGGACCTGGTTCATCCCGAGGCCCGACAGCTTGTGCGAAAACTTCAGCGTCAACAGGACCACGAACCGCACGGCGAGGTAGGAGAACGCGCCGTAAACCAGCAGTGTCACGCTGTAGACAAGCAGATTCCAGAAGCGTCCAAAGACATAACTGGCGGCGTGCGAGAGCGCATCGTTGCCATCGGAACCCTCAACTGCGATGCTCGGCCACATCAGCGGAAAGCCGAAAACCAACAGGAACAGCGCCAGCGCTGCGACCAGGCCCCCGACCAGGGAGAGGACCCACAGCAGCCCGACGAAGACCTCGCCTAGCCCCCACGGTATCACGGCCCCCAGTAGTCCACCCATGAACATCAACACGGCGGACACCGCGATCACACCGATGGGCACCAGCGGCGCAATCAGAAAGCCGCTGTAACGCTCCCCGACGAACTTCAAGCTGGCGTTGACAGACTCACTGTCTTCGCGCGCGGCATGGACCGCAGCGCTCCGGCAGATCGCGCCACCAAACAGGGCAAAAACCACCAGTGCGAACAGTCCGAGCCACAACGTGAAGAACGGACGCTGCGTGCCGATCCACAGCACCCCCTGTACGGCTGACCCCATGCTCGCGGCCATGGAGGGCGTGGTGCTGTACGCACCGCCGCTGAATCCCAGTCGCCCGTTCACCGCGCCCTGGATCGCTGCAGCGAAACAGTGCTGCTGATGCTCCAGGAAGGAAATGAATGGGCCACGCGGCCGCCATTGCTGATACTCCACTACTGCCGTCGTCCGCTTCAGGACGGTGCGCAGATCGGCCAGTGGCTCCACCCCGGATTCCGCCGGCACCGCCGCAGCAATCCGCTCGAGCGCCTCATCGAGCCGGCCGGCCGCCGCAGCTCCGGGAGGTGTGGACATGTGTAGCGCCCGCTTCACAGTGTCCGCCGCCTGGTGCAGCGCGCGCGTGCGGCGGGCGCGTTCAGTGCGTGACAGCTCGCGGTTGTTCTTCAGGACCTGCACCCCGTCCTGTACACGCGAGTTCAACGCGGCGATCTGGGCGCGGATCTGCTCACGGGTCGGCCCGTCGAGCACCAGCGCCCGGAAGCCCTGGCTTTCGTAGGCCGCGCGGGCTTCATCCGGATCGGCAAAGAGACCAAGTCGCAACAGGGCTGCCGTGGCGAGCACACCAGGCGCCTCGCGCGCCTCGCGTACCCAGGCGACAAATTCGGCCTGCGGTAGGCGCGCAAACTGCTGAACTTCGCTCGAAATTGTGCCACGTTCCACTGCGACGACCACGCCCGGCCAGACTGCATCCAACAACCGCCCGGCGAAGTACACCAGCAGTACACACGCCAGCCCCAGCAGCATGCGCTTCGGCCCCAGGGCCATCCGCGTTGTGCGAAAGAGCCGGACGATCGGAAACGCGTCACTCCAGACG encodes:
- a CDS encoding HprK-related kinase B — protein: MSTPPLSIAARLAALRSAYPPVAHCRLNLAGLHVAVESNARDVLAGIAAYYRHYRADDGPRAADVQIALLEAPPQDVDLPLVPIQPKDPRKRLKDEICDLADGRVLRKLQTGMVFYFDVQQGAAIGPCRQFPNQTVNFINNRFIQHHIDRGCAVAHAAAVARGPYGIAIAGVPGRGKSTLALRALDHELNFVSNDALLLRRATSGVALLGVPKFPRINPGTILHNPRLAGLLEHGERVRLEALPAAALWEVEQKYDVDIEAVYGPDRMQLHAELAALLILNWQRAGGPPRFERVALDARPDLLAALTKRVTPNYFCPPEHRRPDFSPTDYLAQLGATPVYEVTGGADFDVAAEWCRVRIAAARA
- a CDS encoding amphi-Trp domain-containing protein, with product MKSQEIELESPMELAQVIQYLEDIATSLKAGRVCVQHGEEQIELAPTPEVTVAVRAKKKSSKESIALKIGWRIPEVEPADDESPSTAVPTPAALCITSGTK
- a CDS encoding family 10 glycosylhydrolase; translation: MPALLISHCATVRTSPATLALMAALLTLTAGSSVWASDPPEYRAMWVSRFEWPHTNPATAQTRIDTIMQQLAAANFNAVFFQIRGQADVLYPSPDEVWSPLIGGTDPGWDPLAYAIASAHAHGLEFHAYINTHTCWQSGNGTPPANPNHLYYAHCNAADPEHRDWLHHETATNPPQYSESDYVWIAPGVPAAQAYTRAQVLYVVENYAVDGVHYDRIRTPWSNRPSYDPISLARFGDPHTNPAGLAFNAWTADQITRQVRDLYAAVMAVRPEVKVSAAVFSNPLTAPTAQLQESLLWAQTGGLDLLVPMMYFAGGAGSTWDTRLQQWLAGAGGRQVIAGHITSQGVSSLLEQITLTRVRGAHGNAVFSWSSFTGWASYPASVYAQPAPVPAQPWKDNPTSGIIVGYVTDDLGQPVVDTQITRTGSNYTALSSADGFYSFLLVPPGSYTLAAFHPGYAATAASDVLVAAGQVSHVNMDIGPVLPPILAEIDPTPDGAVVNQPYSRQLALVQGLATSWTLLAGPPGATVDAQGFVSGWTPTVADAGQTFHFTVQVTNPVGEDTLTWPVLVTSRPPCDRFGLTGFDEFATGTRVLFNLPRFSGSTSNHLLESPNVAVITGDGGSFSAPHACEVRWQFVDAAPQRWLRLTTFNAPELPNPTVMLDRPIRIRMRLDSGRLRVAVGIRETNTNAELGANGGTSGSIEWVGAAGAVNGAPQGMLIEGQPGVWQTLIFNPSTDPIYGMTGDGTLFSATNRGVLEHIAFSSVDSAGPFTVYLDDIDFLCDLPAYGDFDGDGTVGAADFAWFTLCLGGPHVTVSDPCAAADADADTDVDLADFATFQCVFTGS
- a CDS encoding CHASE domain-containing protein; this translates as MRTPKHSGGREGALRRWGIPIVLVAVAVGGGVLVEQRVTQLDEDRRAVLLYQAEALARTINPEFARALTFGPDDLTNPVYERFCEQMASYRALLGYRGIWTLAERDGELVFGPESYPRDDPHASAPGTIYQQPSREVRAIFRTGCGFTEGPFADEYGDFVSAIASVRDPDCGKILLAVGIDVEAAGWAAVLWRERLGGLVCVFALLAILAMGGLVLRWREALVVDQRRWLRYTEAYLTVILGLGLTVLAAANSHRAEKRARGAQFVQLADTHNERVLDTFFKLREFQLDSVVRFIENSESVEFDEFRSFCARLARHHGLRAIAYAERVAVEDRSTFEAWARTAGRSNYRIWQHDGDGRQKPAQGRAVLYPVWLVEPAGSNDAVLGFDLGSESLRRTALEAALRTGLVTATDPVKFVHEPDDGFGSLIFQPVFHQGDRAGDITGFAVVALRLGALLQALPSANAPEDSPVIIDLYQLWPDGSQRLLGTTRGQPSHESAWTDEAALPRARARFTVGQPLFAFGKTYAVVVTPGPAFLAAQPARAASLTAGVGLLLTGVFAAFAVFLIRRRTDLETEVRVRTTELWDSEARFRTLIEGSADAHLLLRNERFVQCNDAAVRMLHLKSAEQLLHCHPAELSPPQQPDGRCSREKSEEIIAAALRGGCQRFEWVHRRADGEDFFVEVLLTAIADREGALLHAVCREITERKQAEAALRASEVRLRAIGDNLPDGAVYQLEWECAGQVRFVHASEGLARLLECSLDDILDGRVLISTRLIPEDRERYLALSADAIRTLSQFDGEFRLLRKDGCVRWIHCRSQPERLPDGRVVAAGVAMDVTARKASQEAVAEKEHWIRSLVTNMQDLVFVLDRELAFKEYFQPPSDLLCMEPASFVGRTVDQVALPEPARERIKAALTAVLRSGEVSEAEYYLDLPAGRTWFELRASGLRDVHGIVQDVICVARNITARKCAEDKLLAANRDLAEATAHAGAMATAAEQASRAKSEFLANMSHEIRTPMTAILGFAEAAIESCPHEQRDLRANLETILRNGGHLLGLLNDILDLSKIEAGRLKVEQIACAPLQIIAEVASMMRARSVAKGVELDIAFDGPIPASIQSDPIRLRQVLINVLGNAVKFTEQGTVRMVIRLTDQHSAGTALEFDIIDTGLGMTAEAVAHIFQPFSQADASMTRRFGGTGLGLTISRRLAQALGGDVLLLSTSVGRGSHFRVRVATGLLEGVPLLTAPSEALQTSFSAPSETITADGPLVARVLLAEDGPDNQRLIRYLLHKAGAEVTVVENGELAVEAALCARQDGRPFDVILMDMQMPVLDGYTATTQLRSRGYSGTIIALTAHAMAGDREKCLAAGCDDYATKPIQRAALLKLLRRYTGAVLMSP
- a CDS encoding DUF2237 domain-containing protein, with the protein product MKKRPARNVLGSELQACCTAPLTGFYRNGYCHTGPGDLGVHVVCAEMTAEFLAFSRERGNDLSTPRPEFGFPGLEPGDRWCLCAQRWQEALEGGCPPPVVLTATHMAALEYVNIDDLRTHAVVTEDAD